In a single window of the Ferviditalea candida genome:
- a CDS encoding dihydroorotase: protein MGIWIVNGRIYNRETDRLENKHLLIENGRLEKIAEAEAAALDTGGHEVIDAGGRLVSPGFIDMHVHFREPGFEHKETIATGAASAVKGGFTAVACMPNTRPVADTPEILRFILDKAKEAGKARVLPYACITKNQLGRELTDFAELKEAGAVGFTDDGVGVQSAQMMKEAMGLARVLDAPIVAHCEDETLVKGAPVNEGSFSRKYGLKGIPNESEAIHVGRDILLAEATGAHYHVCHVSTEQSVRLIRQAKQLGIKVTAEVCPHHLLLSDEDIPGLDANWKMNPPLRSPKDVQAVIEGLEDGTIDIIVTDHAPHTQEEKAKGMQLAPFGIVGLETAFPLLYTRFVAAGKWSLGFLLDKMTAKPAEVFGLPWGQLEPGCEADLTIVDLELEQIVDPSAFLSKSSNMPFAGWKLKGWPVMTLVSGNVVWSANMR from the coding sequence ATGGGGATTTGGATTGTAAACGGAAGAATATATAATCGGGAAACCGATCGGCTTGAAAACAAGCATCTTTTGATCGAAAACGGCCGCCTGGAAAAAATAGCAGAAGCGGAAGCAGCCGCTCTTGATACCGGCGGACATGAAGTGATTGACGCCGGGGGAAGGCTCGTCTCCCCGGGATTCATCGATATGCATGTTCACTTCAGAGAGCCCGGCTTCGAGCACAAGGAGACGATTGCGACGGGAGCGGCCTCTGCAGTCAAAGGAGGATTCACTGCCGTGGCCTGCATGCCCAATACCCGGCCGGTTGCGGATACGCCGGAGATTCTTCGCTTTATTCTGGATAAAGCGAAAGAAGCGGGTAAAGCGCGGGTGCTTCCCTATGCCTGTATCACCAAGAACCAGCTGGGGCGGGAGCTGACGGATTTTGCCGAATTGAAGGAAGCCGGAGCCGTCGGATTTACCGATGACGGTGTCGGCGTGCAAAGTGCGCAAATGATGAAGGAGGCGATGGGACTAGCCCGTGTCCTTGATGCTCCGATCGTGGCCCACTGCGAAGATGAGACGCTGGTCAAAGGAGCCCCGGTGAATGAAGGAAGCTTCTCGCGGAAATACGGTTTGAAGGGCATACCGAACGAGTCGGAAGCCATTCACGTCGGCAGGGATATTCTGCTGGCGGAAGCTACAGGCGCGCATTATCATGTGTGCCATGTCAGCACGGAGCAATCCGTCCGACTGATCCGCCAAGCCAAGCAGCTGGGGATTAAGGTGACGGCGGAGGTATGTCCGCACCACCTGCTGCTGTCCGATGAGGATATTCCCGGACTTGACGCGAATTGGAAAATGAACCCGCCGCTCCGCTCGCCGAAAGACGTGCAGGCGGTAATCGAAGGGCTGGAAGACGGTACGATCGACATCATCGTCACCGACCATGCCCCCCATACGCAGGAAGAAAAAGCGAAAGGCATGCAGCTTGCGCCTTTCGGAATCGTCGGGCTGGAAACGGCTTTTCCGTTGCTGTACACCCGATTTGTAGCAGCAGGGAAATGGAGCCTCGGCTTTCTGCTGGACAAAATGACGGCCAAGCCGGCTGAGGTGTTCGGACTCCCTTGGGGACAATTGGAACCCGGTTGCGAAGCGGATTTGACCATCGTGGATTTGGAGCTGGAGCAGATTGTCGATCCCTCCGCCTTTTTATCCAAAAGCAGCAATATGCCGTTCGCCGGTTGGAAGCTCAAGGGCTGGCCGGTGATGACCCTGGTTTCAGGAAACGTTGTCTGGTCGGCAAACATGAGATAA
- the pyrR gene encoding bifunctional pyr operon transcriptional regulator/uracil phosphoribosyltransferase PyrR: protein MAENQLVIMDQMAIRRAMTRIAHEILEKNKGVSNVVLVGIRTRGIYLAERIAKLILDIEKVSVPVGELDVRPYRDDIPLDKNGKPANPPDQLPIEGKTIVLFDDVLFTGRTVRAAMDALIDLGRPGMIQLAVLVDRGHRELPIRADYVGKNVPTSRLEKIEVQLIEVDETDQVVILQQRSSVN from the coding sequence ATGGCGGAAAATCAGCTTGTGATTATGGATCAAATGGCAATCCGCCGGGCGATGACCCGGATTGCCCACGAAATTCTGGAAAAAAATAAGGGTGTATCGAATGTCGTGCTTGTCGGAATCCGAACCCGGGGCATTTATCTGGCCGAAAGAATCGCCAAATTGATCCTGGATATCGAGAAGGTGTCCGTCCCGGTCGGCGAATTGGATGTCCGGCCTTATCGGGACGACATCCCTTTGGACAAGAACGGAAAGCCTGCGAATCCTCCGGATCAACTCCCGATTGAAGGAAAGACGATCGTGCTGTTTGACGACGTGCTGTTTACGGGACGAACGGTCAGGGCGGCGATGGACGCCTTGATCGACTTGGGCAGGCCGGGCATGATCCAATTGGCCGTGCTGGTGGATCGGGGGCACCGGGAGCTGCCCATTCGGGCGGATTACGTCGGCAAAAACGTGCCGACCTCCCGTCTGGAAAAAATTGAAGTTCAGTTGATCGAAGTGGACGAGACGGATCAAGTGGTCATTTTACAGCAAAGGAGCTCTGTGAACTGA
- a CDS encoding carbamoyl phosphate synthase small subunit — translation MQARLLLEDGTLFVGKSFGSTAESVGEVVFNTGITGYQEVLSDPSYCGQIVTMTYPLIGNYGITRDDFESVRPFIHGFIVREYEEVPSNWRAQYTLDELLKEYGIPGISGIDTRQLTRIIRHYGTMKGILTTSSQSVAELKELLHATPLMTDQVKRVSTRSVFSSPGNKERIVLVDFGSKSGILRDLTQRGCDVVVVPHDATADEIRRLQPDGILLSNGPGDPKDVPHAVRMISEVMQEYPIFGICLGHQLFALACGADTEKLKFGHRGGNHPVKDLKTNRCYITSQNHGYTVMDDSISGTPLEVTHINNNDGTIEGLKHESLPAFSVQYHPEASPGPYDSSYLFDEFLEMIRQHRKKHPEVPRQVQFAAAALKSEKGELQYAQK, via the coding sequence ATGCAGGCAAGATTATTGTTGGAGGACGGCACCCTGTTTGTCGGCAAATCATTCGGCAGCACCGCCGAATCTGTGGGCGAAGTCGTGTTCAACACGGGAATTACGGGCTATCAGGAAGTTCTATCCGATCCGTCTTACTGCGGTCAGATCGTGACGATGACCTATCCGTTGATCGGCAACTACGGCATTACCCGTGACGATTTTGAATCGGTTCGCCCCTTCATTCACGGTTTCATTGTCCGCGAATATGAAGAAGTGCCCAGCAACTGGAGGGCTCAATACACATTGGATGAGCTGTTGAAGGAATACGGCATACCGGGCATCAGCGGAATCGATACCCGTCAGCTCACCCGCATTATCCGCCATTACGGGACCATGAAAGGAATTCTGACCACCTCAAGCCAATCGGTTGCCGAGCTCAAGGAACTGCTCCATGCAACACCCTTGATGACCGATCAGGTCAAACGGGTATCGACCCGCAGCGTGTTTTCCAGTCCCGGCAATAAGGAACGCATCGTGCTGGTGGACTTTGGCTCCAAAAGCGGGATTCTGCGCGATTTGACCCAACGCGGCTGCGATGTGGTCGTTGTGCCTCACGATGCTACCGCCGACGAGATCAGAAGGCTTCAACCGGACGGGATTCTGCTGTCCAACGGTCCCGGGGACCCGAAGGACGTTCCCCATGCGGTACGGATGATTTCCGAAGTGATGCAGGAATATCCGATTTTCGGTATCTGCCTTGGCCATCAGCTGTTCGCTCTGGCTTGCGGAGCGGATACGGAAAAACTGAAATTCGGCCACCGCGGCGGCAATCATCCAGTCAAAGATCTGAAAACGAACAGATGCTATATCACATCGCAAAACCACGGCTATACCGTCATGGACGATTCGATTTCCGGCACGCCGCTGGAGGTTACCCATATCAACAATAACGATGGGACGATCGAGGGACTGAAGCACGAATCGCTGCCGGCCTTCTCCGTGCAGTACCATCCGGAAGCTTCTCCCGGACCCTACGATTCCAGCTATCTGTTTGACGAATTTTTGGAGATGATCAGGCAGCACCGCAAGAAGCACCCTGAGGTGCCCAGACAGGTTCAGTTTGCGGCTGCCGCGCTGAAATCGGAGAAGGGAGAGCTGCAGTATGCCCAAAAATGA
- a CDS encoding aspartate carbamoyltransferase catalytic subunit — MQAQAGMDRHLLGLKGIGADEINSILNRAAYWAGRTEKVTNLLQSKFVANMFFENSTRTRFSFEVAEKRLGAEVLNFTSAVSSVQKGESIHDTVRTLESMGIDAGVIRLKPIGVLEELAAKIKVPLINAGDGNNEHPTQALLDLYTIREHFREIKGLTVSIIGDIQHSRVARSNLWGLTAMGARVRFCAPENMRAAELMEYAPYVSMDEALQSDVVMMLRVQLERHEHGMIQSAEEYREQYGLTAERAAGMPAHSIIMHPAPVNRNVEIDDCLVEHERSKIFTQMTNGVPIRMAVLERALT; from the coding sequence ATGCAGGCGCAGGCCGGGATGGATAGACATTTGTTGGGATTGAAGGGTATCGGCGCAGATGAAATCAACAGCATTCTGAATCGGGCGGCCTATTGGGCCGGACGGACGGAAAAAGTGACAAACCTGCTGCAGAGTAAATTTGTCGCTAATATGTTTTTTGAAAACAGCACAAGAACGAGATTTTCATTCGAAGTGGCGGAAAAAAGGCTCGGCGCTGAGGTCCTCAATTTCACATCAGCCGTATCCAGCGTGCAAAAAGGGGAATCTATCCATGATACGGTCCGGACGCTGGAATCGATGGGCATCGACGCCGGTGTCATCCGGCTGAAGCCGATCGGCGTGCTTGAAGAGCTGGCTGCCAAAATTAAAGTGCCTCTGATCAATGCGGGAGACGGCAATAACGAGCACCCGACGCAGGCGCTGCTCGATTTATATACGATCAGGGAGCATTTCAGGGAAATCAAGGGGCTGACCGTGTCGATCATCGGAGATATCCAGCACAGCCGGGTAGCCAGGTCCAACCTGTGGGGGCTGACCGCGATGGGAGCCCGAGTAAGGTTCTGCGCCCCGGAGAATATGCGGGCCGCGGAGCTCATGGAGTACGCTCCGTATGTAAGCATGGACGAAGCGTTGCAGTCCGATGTCGTGATGATGCTGCGGGTACAGCTGGAGCGCCATGAGCATGGGATGATCCAATCGGCCGAAGAATACCGAGAGCAGTACGGTCTGACCGCCGAACGGGCAGCCGGGATGCCGGCACACTCCATTATCATGCATCCGGCGCCGGTCAACCGGAATGTGGAAATCGACGATTGTCTGGTTGAGCATGAAAGATCAAAAATCTTCACGCAAATGACCAACGGCGTCCCCATCCGCATGGCTGTGCTGGAACGGGCGCTGACATAA